The Pseudomonas asiatica genome has a segment encoding these proteins:
- a CDS encoding carbon-nitrogen hydrolase family protein, with amino-acid sequence MRIALFQGAPKPLDVPGNLQRLRHQAQLAAERGARLLVCPEMFLTGYNIGLAQVERLAEAVDGPAAMAVVEIAQAHRIAIVYGYPERGDDGAIYNSVQLIDAHGRSLSNYRKTHLFGELDRSMFSAGSDQFPVVELDGWKVGLLICYDIEFPENARRLALDGAELILVPTANMSPYDFICQVTVRARAQENQCYLVYANYCGSEGEIQYCGQSSIIGPDGSLLAMAGRDECQLLAELEHERVVQGRAAFPYLSDLRQELYLRKG; translated from the coding sequence ATGCGCATCGCTCTGTTCCAGGGCGCCCCCAAGCCACTGGACGTACCCGGCAACCTGCAAAGGTTGCGCCACCAGGCGCAACTGGCGGCCGAACGCGGCGCCCGGTTGCTGGTGTGCCCGGAGATGTTCCTGACCGGCTACAACATCGGCCTGGCCCAGGTCGAGCGCCTGGCCGAGGCCGTCGATGGCCCGGCGGCCATGGCGGTGGTGGAGATCGCCCAGGCGCACCGCATCGCCATCGTCTATGGCTACCCGGAGCGTGGCGATGATGGCGCGATCTACAACAGCGTGCAGTTGATCGATGCGCACGGCCGCAGCCTGAGCAACTATCGCAAGACCCACCTGTTCGGCGAGCTGGACCGCTCGATGTTCAGCGCAGGTTCCGATCAATTCCCGGTGGTGGAGCTGGATGGCTGGAAGGTCGGCCTGCTGATCTGCTACGACATCGAGTTCCCGGAGAATGCCCGGCGCCTGGCGCTGGACGGTGCCGAGCTGATCCTGGTGCCGACGGCGAACATGTCGCCGTACGACTTCATCTGCCAGGTGACCGTGAGGGCGCGGGCGCAGGAGAACCAGTGCTACCTGGTGTATGCCAACTATTGCGGCTCGGAAGGCGAGATCCAGTATTGCGGGCAGAGCAGCATCATCGGCCCGGATGGCAGCCTGCTGGCCATGGCCGGGCGGGATGAGTGCCAGTTGCTGGCGGAACTGGAGCATGAGCGGGTGGTGCAGGGGCGGGCGGCGTTTCCTTACCTGAGCGATCTGCGCCAGGAGCTGTACCTGCGTAAAGGCTGA
- a CDS encoding flavin monoamine oxidase family protein, with translation MNKKNRHPADGKKPVTIFGPDFPFAFDDWLEHPAGLGSIPAERHGEEVAIVGAGIAGLVAAYELMKLGLKPVVYEASKLGGRLRSQTFNGTDGIIAELGGMRFPVSSTAFYHYVDKLGLETKPFPNPLTPASGSTVIDLEGQTYYAEKPTDLPKLFHEVADAWADALESGARFADIQQAIRDRDVPRLKELWNKLVPLWDDRTFYDFVATSRSFAQLSFQHREVFGQVGFGTGGWDSDFPNSMLEIFRVVMTNCDDHQHLVVGGVEQVPQGIWRHVPERCVHWPEGTSLSGLHGGAPRTGVKRIARAADGRLAVTDNWGDTRHYSAVLATCQTWLLTTQIDCEESLFSQKMWMALDRTRYMQSSKTFVMVDRPFWKDKDPETGRDLMSMTLTDRLTRGTYLFDNGDDKPGVICLSYSWMSDALKMLPHPVEKRVQLALDALKKIYPKTDIAGHIIGDPITVSWEADPHFLGAFKGALPGHYRYNQRMYAHFMQQDMPAEQRGMFIAGDDVSWTPAWVEGAVQTSLNAVWGIMNHFGGRTHPDNPGPGDVFDEIGPIALPD, from the coding sequence ATGAACAAGAAAAACCGCCACCCCGCCGATGGTAAAAAACCCGTCACCATCTTCGGCCCGGATTTCCCCTTCGCCTTCGACGACTGGCTGGAACACCCCGCAGGCCTGGGCAGCATCCCGGCCGAGCGCCATGGTGAGGAAGTGGCAATCGTGGGCGCCGGCATTGCCGGCCTGGTGGCGGCCTACGAGCTGATGAAGCTGGGCCTCAAGCCGGTGGTGTACGAAGCATCCAAGCTGGGTGGCCGGCTGCGCTCGCAAACCTTCAACGGCACCGACGGGATCATCGCCGAACTGGGTGGCATGCGCTTCCCGGTGTCGTCCACTGCCTTCTACCACTACGTGGACAAGCTGGGCCTGGAGACCAAACCGTTCCCCAACCCGCTGACCCCGGCCTCGGGCAGCACGGTGATCGACCTGGAAGGCCAGACCTACTACGCCGAAAAACCCACCGACCTGCCCAAGCTGTTCCACGAAGTGGCCGATGCCTGGGCCGACGCACTGGAAAGCGGTGCCCGGTTCGCCGACATCCAGCAGGCCATCCGCGACCGTGACGTACCGCGCCTGAAAGAGCTGTGGAACAAGCTGGTACCGCTGTGGGACGACCGCACCTTCTACGACTTCGTCGCCACCTCGCGCTCGTTCGCCCAGCTGAGCTTCCAGCACCGCGAAGTGTTCGGCCAGGTCGGCTTCGGCACCGGCGGCTGGGACTCGGACTTCCCCAACTCGATGCTGGAAATCTTCCGCGTGGTGATGACCAACTGCGACGACCACCAACACCTGGTGGTCGGCGGTGTGGAGCAGGTACCGCAAGGCATCTGGCGCCATGTACCGGAGCGCTGCGTGCATTGGCCGGAAGGCACCAGCCTGAGCGGGCTGCATGGCGGCGCACCGCGTACCGGGGTCAAGCGCATCGCCCGCGCTGCCGATGGCCGCCTGGCGGTCACCGACAACTGGGGCGACACCCGTCACTACAGTGCCGTGCTCGCCACCTGCCAGACCTGGCTGCTGACCACCCAGATCGACTGCGAGGAATCGCTGTTTTCGCAAAAGATGTGGATGGCCCTGGACCGCACCCGCTACATGCAGTCGTCGAAGACCTTCGTCATGGTCGACCGGCCGTTCTGGAAGGACAAGGACCCGGAAACCGGCCGCGACCTTATGAGCATGACCCTCACCGATCGCCTCACCCGTGGCACCTACTTGTTCGACAACGGTGACGACAAGCCGGGGGTGATCTGCCTGTCCTACTCGTGGATGAGCGACGCGCTGAAGATGCTGCCGCACCCGGTGGAAAAACGCGTGCAACTGGCTCTGGATGCACTGAAGAAGATTTACCCGAAGACCGACATTGCCGGGCACATCATCGGCGACCCGATCACCGTTTCCTGGGAAGCCGACCCGCACTTCCTCGGCGCCTTCAAGGGCGCGCTGCCTGGGCACTACCGCTACAACCAACGCATGTACGCGCACTTCATGCAGCAGGACATGCCTGCCGAGCAGCGCGGCATGTTCATCGCCGGTGACGATGTGTCGTGGACGCCGGCCTGGGTGGAAGGCGCGGTACAGACATCGCTGAATGCGGTGTGGGGTATCATGAATCACTTCGGTGGCCGCACCCACCCGGACAACCCCGGCCCAGGCGACGTGTTCGACGAAATCGGCCCGATCGCCCTGCCGGACTGA
- a CDS encoding Lrp/AsnC family transcriptional regulator, translated as MSDSRSITLDEIDRQLIALLQINARESVATLARQLGIARTTVNSRLERLEKNKVISGYGVRLGQRVMGGGLQAYVGIKVQPRSGKEVVRRLSAMGQVQQLCAVSGEFDYVAWLRTDSPEQLDQLLDQIGSVDGVEKTTTSIILSSKVDRGQPL; from the coding sequence ATGTCGGATTCCCGCTCCATCACGCTGGATGAAATCGATCGCCAGCTGATCGCCCTGCTGCAGATAAACGCCCGCGAAAGCGTCGCCACCCTCGCCCGTCAGTTGGGCATCGCCCGCACCACCGTCAACTCGCGCCTGGAGCGGTTGGAGAAGAACAAGGTCATCTCCGGCTATGGCGTGCGCCTGGGCCAGCGGGTGATGGGTGGTGGACTGCAGGCGTATGTGGGGATCAAGGTGCAGCCGCGCTCGGGCAAGGAGGTGGTGCGGCGCCTGAGTGCCATGGGCCAGGTGCAGCAGCTGTGCGCAGTGAGCGGGGAGTTCGACTATGTGGCCTGGCTGCGTACGGATTCGCCCGAGCAACTGGACCAGTTGCTCGACCAGATCGGCAGTGTCGACGGGGTGGAGAAGACCACCACGTCGATCATTCTCAGCAGTAAGGTGGACCGCGGGCAGCCGCTCTGA
- a CDS encoding EAL domain-containing protein, producing the protein MPLMPAILLLLLILWNTAAGALTLTDEEKAWLAAHPQLSLGVDASWPPFEFRDQEGRYQGLAADYIATIQQRLGVTLKPVEPSSWTEVLAQARESRIDLLPGIMSTPERQGYLAFTRPYLDFPIVILAHKGGAQPRNLDDLYGLKIAVVENYAPHELLRTHHPDLNLVALPNVSSTLQALATDEVDAVVGDLASSIWSLRQLKLDGLYVSGETPYRYQLAMAAPRDKKVLVGILDKVMADMSSAEVSQIQQRWVGNVVDQRMFWSDLLVYGLPAVLVLMAVLAVVIRINRRLSSEISRRIALEQELRSSEYHYRSLVESLSAIAWEADANDFTYSYVSPHAEGLLGYPLADWLKPGFWRSILHPEDALWAQAYCDSETAAGRDHSLDYRVIRADGQPLWVRNIVSMIEHGHQPVMRGLMIDISETKRTEDALRLSEQKFASVFQQCPDILLIARHSDGCLLEVNEAFEEQIGLTPGQVIGRTATELNLWGVEGTGPRLLERLHRGGIRNLEMSFRRSNGQLFTGLTSAETFELDGNLALVVAVRDISQLKETQEQLQISEEKFAKAFHASPDGLLLSRQSDGLLLEVNEGFCRLTGYDLSPTLDQTSLDLGIWVDLNERKRLVEQLNRDGFVRDFTCHLRRSDGQIRLCELSARPLPIAGDDCMLTIARDITERHLMQEKLQLAATVFENTAEGVLITDIDQRISAVNRAFSEITGYSEIEALGQTPRLLASGQHDSAFYVAMWHQLTDEGHWQGEIYNKRKNGELYPGWLTISAVRNREREITHFVAVFADISSLKHAQAKLDYQAHHDPLTGLPNRALFENRLQAALTCSQVSNRKGAVLFLDLDRFKHINDSLGHPVGDLLLKGIAQRLKEQVRDVDTVARLGGDEFIILLPGLHKPSDASAIANKLLACFNAPFQAGEHEFFTSASIGISLYPQDGTDVATLIRNADAAMYRSKAKGRNRVEAYTLDLTAQASERIALEHELRRAIERNELSLCFQPKLSLKTQSLVGAEALIRWSHPTFGEVPPEHFIHLAEENGTILQIGDWVLEQACRQMQAWKMHYDPFGPLSINLAGAQLRHPHLARRIEQLLKHYQLKAGDLQLEITENFIMSQAEEALAVLYQLKKLGVQLAIDDFGTGYSSLSYLKRLPLDILKIDKSFIRGLPDDPHDAAIARAIIALGRSMQLTIIAEGVENQAQQRFLAAEGCEQIQGYIVSLPLPPDDFAATFLRIALSDLSDGTGAKPSL; encoded by the coding sequence ATGCCGCTGATGCCGGCCATCCTGTTGCTGCTCCTGATTTTGTGGAACACAGCGGCCGGCGCCCTGACCCTGACAGACGAGGAGAAAGCCTGGTTGGCTGCCCACCCGCAGCTGAGCCTGGGTGTAGACGCCTCTTGGCCACCGTTCGAGTTTCGCGACCAGGAGGGCCGATACCAGGGATTGGCCGCCGATTACATCGCCACGATCCAGCAACGCCTGGGTGTGACGCTCAAACCGGTCGAACCCAGCAGCTGGACCGAGGTACTGGCGCAAGCACGCGAAAGCCGCATCGACCTGCTGCCCGGCATCATGTCCACCCCCGAACGCCAAGGCTACCTGGCCTTCACCCGGCCGTACCTCGACTTCCCGATCGTCATCCTCGCCCACAAAGGCGGCGCACAGCCGCGCAACCTGGACGACCTGTACGGTCTGAAGATTGCCGTGGTCGAAAACTACGCCCCGCACGAACTGCTGCGCACCCACCACCCGGACCTCAACCTGGTGGCCCTGCCCAACGTCAGCTCCACCCTGCAGGCCCTGGCCACCGACGAAGTGGACGCGGTGGTCGGTGACCTCGCGTCAAGCATCTGGAGCCTGCGCCAGCTCAAGCTCGATGGTCTCTACGTCAGCGGTGAAACGCCCTACCGCTACCAGTTGGCCATGGCCGCCCCGCGCGACAAGAAGGTGCTGGTCGGCATTCTCGACAAAGTGATGGCCGACATGAGCAGCGCTGAAGTCAGCCAGATCCAGCAACGCTGGGTAGGCAATGTGGTCGACCAACGGATGTTCTGGTCGGACCTGCTGGTATACGGCCTGCCGGCGGTGCTGGTATTGATGGCCGTGCTGGCAGTGGTCATCCGTATCAACCGCCGGCTCAGTTCGGAAATTTCCCGACGCATCGCCCTGGAACAGGAACTGCGCAGCAGCGAGTACCACTATCGCAGCCTGGTCGAGAGCCTGTCCGCCATCGCCTGGGAGGCCGACGCCAACGACTTCACCTACAGCTACGTCTCACCCCACGCCGAAGGCCTGCTCGGCTACCCATTGGCCGACTGGCTCAAGCCCGGCTTCTGGCGCAGCATCCTGCACCCGGAGGATGCCCTCTGGGCCCAGGCCTACTGCGACAGCGAAACCGCCGCCGGGCGCGACCACAGCCTCGACTACCGGGTAATCCGGGCCGATGGCCAGCCATTGTGGGTACGCAACATCGTCAGCATGATCGAGCATGGCCACCAGCCGGTGATGCGTGGCCTGATGATCGACATCAGCGAGACCAAGCGCACCGAGGACGCCCTGCGCCTGTCCGAGCAGAAGTTCGCCTCGGTGTTCCAGCAGTGCCCCGACATCCTGCTGATCGCCCGCCACAGCGACGGCTGTCTGCTGGAGGTGAACGAAGCCTTCGAAGAGCAGATCGGCCTCACCCCGGGCCAGGTAATCGGCCGCACCGCCACCGAGCTCAACCTGTGGGGCGTCGAAGGCACCGGCCCGCGGCTGCTTGAACGCCTGCACCGGGGCGGTATCCGCAACCTGGAAATGAGCTTCCGCCGTAGCAACGGCCAACTGTTCACCGGCCTGACCTCGGCCGAAACCTTCGAGCTCGACGGCAACCTCGCGCTGGTGGTAGCGGTACGCGATATCAGCCAGCTCAAGGAAACCCAGGAGCAGCTGCAAATCTCAGAAGAGAAATTCGCCAAGGCCTTCCATGCCTCGCCCGATGGCCTGCTGCTGTCGCGCCAGAGCGACGGCTTGCTGCTTGAAGTGAACGAGGGCTTCTGCCGCCTCACCGGCTATGACCTCAGCCCGACGCTCGACCAGACCTCGCTGGACCTGGGCATCTGGGTCGACCTCAACGAGCGCAAGCGCCTGGTCGAACAGCTCAACCGCGACGGTTTCGTACGCGACTTCACGTGCCACCTGCGCCGCAGTGATGGGCAGATTCGCCTCTGCGAGCTCTCTGCACGGCCGCTGCCGATTGCTGGCGACGACTGCATGCTGACCATCGCCCGCGACATCACCGAGCGCCACCTGATGCAGGAAAAGCTGCAGCTGGCCGCCACCGTGTTCGAGAACACCGCCGAAGGCGTGCTGATCACCGACATCGACCAGCGCATCAGTGCCGTCAACCGCGCCTTCAGCGAAATCACCGGCTACAGCGAGATCGAAGCCCTCGGCCAGACCCCGCGCCTGCTTGCCTCCGGCCAGCACGACAGCGCGTTCTATGTCGCCATGTGGCACCAGCTGACCGACGAAGGCCACTGGCAAGGCGAGATCTACAACAAGCGCAAGAACGGCGAGCTGTACCCCGGCTGGCTGACCATCAGCGCCGTGCGCAACAGAGAACGCGAGATCACCCACTTCGTCGCCGTGTTCGCCGACATCTCCAGCCTCAAGCATGCCCAGGCCAAGCTCGACTACCAGGCCCACCACGACCCGCTGACCGGCCTGCCCAATCGTGCCCTGTTCGAGAACCGCCTGCAGGCCGCGCTCACCTGCTCGCAAGTGTCCAACCGCAAGGGCGCGGTGCTGTTCCTCGACCTCGACCGTTTCAAGCACATCAACGACAGCCTCGGCCACCCGGTCGGCGACCTGCTGCTCAAGGGCATCGCCCAACGCCTGAAGGAGCAGGTGCGTGATGTCGACACCGTGGCCCGCCTGGGCGGCGACGAGTTCATCATCCTGCTGCCCGGCTTGCACAAACCCAGTGACGCCAGCGCCATCGCCAACAAGCTGCTGGCCTGCTTCAACGCGCCGTTCCAGGCCGGCGAGCACGAGTTCTTCACCAGCGCCAGCATCGGCATCAGCCTTTATCCACAGGACGGCACCGACGTTGCCACACTGATTCGCAACGCCGACGCAGCCATGTACCGCTCCAAGGCCAAGGGCCGCAACCGCGTCGAAGCCTACACCCTCGACCTCACCGCCCAGGCCAGCGAACGCATCGCCCTGGAGCACGAACTACGCCGCGCCATCGAGCGCAACGAACTGAGCCTGTGCTTCCAGCCCAAGCTCAGCCTCAAGACCCAGAGCCTGGTCGGCGCCGAAGCGCTGATCCGCTGGAGCCACCCGACCTTTGGTGAAGTGCCGCCAGAGCACTTCATCCACCTGGCGGAAGAGAACGGCACCATCCTCCAGATCGGCGACTGGGTGCTGGAACAGGCCTGCCGGCAGATGCAGGCCTGGAAGATGCACTACGACCCCTTCGGCCCGCTGTCGATCAACCTCGCCGGCGCCCAGCTACGCCACCCCCACCTTGCCCGGCGCATCGAACAGTTGCTGAAGCACTACCAGCTCAAGGCTGGCGACCTGCAGCTGGAAATCACCGAAAACTTCATCATGAGCCAGGCAGAGGAAGCCCTGGCCGTGCTGTACCAGCTGAAGAAGCTGGGCGTGCAGCTGGCCATCGACGACTTCGGCACCGGTTATTCATCGCTGAGCTACCTCAAGCGCCTGCCGCTGGACATCCTCAAGATCGACAAATCTTTCATCCGCGGGCTGCCCGACGACCCTCATGACGCTGCCATCGCCCGCGCGATCATCGCCCTGGGCCGCAGCATGCAGCTGACCATCATTGCCGAGGGTGTGGAAAACCAGGCCCAGCAACGCTTCCTGGCGGCTGAAGGCTGTGAGCAGATCCAGGGCTACATCGTCAGCCTGCCCCTGCCCCCGGACGACTTCGCGGCGACGTTTCTTCGCATAGCACTATCGGATCTTTCAGATGGCACAGGTGCGAAACCCTCGTTATAA
- the rpoD gene encoding RNA polymerase sigma factor RpoD yields the protein MSGKAQQQSRIKELITRGREQGYLTYAEVNDHLPEDISDPEQVEDIIRMINDMGINVFESAPDADALLLAEADTDEAAAEEAAAALAAVETDIGRTTDPVRMYMREMGTVELLTREGEIEIAKRIEEGIREVMGAIAHFPGTVDYILGEYDRVTTEGGRLSDVLSGYIDPDDNIAAPTEEVPIPGTKAAAAKEESDDDEEESESGDDEEEAESGPDPEVARQRFGAVNDQLQATNKVLKKNGRAHKESIDALQALADLFMPIKLVPKQFEVLVERVRDALNRLRQQERAIMQLCVRDARMPRADFLRMFPSNETDQTWSGDLAKRNTKWAAALGEKDAAIVACQQKLIDLETETGLTVAEIKEINRRMSIGEAKARRAKKEMVEANLRLVISIAKKYTNRGLQFLDLIQEGNIGLMKAVDKFEYRRGYKFSTYATWWIRQAITRSIADQARTIRIPVHMIETINKLNRISRQMLQEMGREPTPEELGERMEMPEDKIRKVLKIAKEPISMETPIGDDEDSHLGDFIEDSTMQSPIDVATVESLKEATRDVLSGLTAREAKVLRMRFGIDMNTDHTLEEVGKQFDVTRERIRQIEAKALRKLRHPTRSEHLRSFLDE from the coding sequence ATGTCCGGAAAAGCGCAACAGCAGTCTCGTATCAAAGAGTTGATCACCCGCGGTCGTGAGCAGGGCTACCTGACTTACGCGGAGGTCAACGACCACCTGCCTGAGGATATTTCAGATCCGGAACAGGTGGAAGACATCATCCGCATGATCAACGACATGGGGATCAACGTATTCGAGAGTGCTCCGGATGCGGATGCCCTTCTGTTGGCGGAAGCCGACACCGACGAAGCCGCGGCCGAAGAAGCCGCTGCTGCGTTGGCGGCAGTTGAAACCGATATCGGCCGCACGACCGACCCGGTGCGCATGTACATGCGCGAAATGGGTACCGTCGAGCTGCTGACCCGCGAAGGCGAGATCGAAATCGCCAAGCGTATCGAGGAAGGCATCCGTGAAGTCATGGGCGCCATCGCCCACTTCCCGGGCACTGTCGACTACATTCTCGGCGAATATGACCGTGTCACCACCGAAGGTGGCCGTCTGTCCGACGTTCTCAGCGGTTACATCGACCCTGATGACAATATCGCCGCGCCGACCGAAGAAGTGCCGATCCCGGGCACCAAGGCCGCTGCCGCGAAGGAAGAGTCCGACGACGACGAGGAAGAATCCGAAAGCGGTGACGACGAGGAAGAGGCCGAGAGCGGCCCGGACCCGGAAGTCGCTCGCCAGCGTTTCGGTGCGGTCAACGACCAGCTTCAGGCCACCAACAAGGTCCTGAAGAAGAACGGTCGCGCCCACAAGGAAAGCATCGACGCCCTGCAGGCCCTGGCCGACCTGTTCATGCCGATCAAGCTGGTACCGAAGCAGTTCGAGGTACTGGTAGAGCGTGTTCGTGACGCCCTGAACCGCCTGCGCCAGCAGGAACGCGCCATCATGCAGCTGTGCGTGCGTGACGCCCGCATGCCGCGTGCCGACTTCCTGCGCATGTTCCCGAGCAACGAAACCGACCAGACCTGGAGCGGTGACCTGGCCAAGCGCAACACCAAGTGGGCTGCCGCCCTGGGTGAAAAGGACGCTGCCATCGTCGCTTGCCAGCAGAAGCTGATCGACCTTGAGACCGAAACCGGCCTGACCGTTGCCGAGATCAAGGAAATCAACCGTCGCATGTCGATCGGTGAAGCCAAAGCCCGCCGCGCCAAGAAAGAAATGGTCGAGGCGAACCTGCGTCTGGTGATCTCCATCGCCAAGAAGTACACCAACCGTGGCCTGCAGTTCCTCGACCTGATCCAGGAAGGCAACATCGGCTTGATGAAAGCGGTGGACAAGTTCGAATACCGTCGCGGCTACAAGTTCTCGACCTACGCCACCTGGTGGATCCGCCAGGCGATCACCCGTTCGATCGCCGACCAGGCGCGCACCATCCGTATTCCGGTGCACATGATCGAGACGATCAACAAGCTCAACCGTATTTCCCGCCAGATGCTGCAGGAAATGGGTCGCGAACCGACCCCGGAAGAGCTGGGCGAGCGCATGGAAATGCCTGAGGACAAGATCCGCAAGGTACTGAAGATCGCCAAAGAGCCGATCTCCATGGAAACCCCGATCGGTGACGACGAAGATTCGCACCTGGGCGACTTCATCGAGGACTCGACCATGCAGTCCCCGATCGACGTGGCCACGGTCGAAAGCCTCAAGGAAGCCACCCGTGACGTGCTCTCGGGCCTGACCGCACGCGAAGCCAAGGTGCTGCGCATGCGTTTCGGTATCGACATGAACACCGACCACACCCTCGAAGAGGTGGGCAAGCAGTTCGACGTGACCCGCGAGCGGATCCGTCAGATCGAAGCGAAGGCGTTGCGCAAACTGCGCCACCCGACTCGCAGCGAGCATCTGCGCTCCTTCCTCGACGAGTGA
- the dnaG gene encoding DNA primase has translation MAGLIPQSFIDDLINRLDIVDVVSSRVQLKKTGKNYSACCPFHKEKTPSFTVSPDKQFYYCFGCGAGGNALGFVMDHDNLDFPQAVEELARAAGMEVPREQGRRDHKPRQPTDSPLYPLLDAASEFYRQALRSHPTRKAAVDYLKGRGLSGEIARDFGLGFAPPGWDNLLKHLGADTLQQKVMIDAGLLIENAESGKRYDRFRDRVMFPIRDSRGRIIAFGGRVLGDDKPKYLNSPETPVFHKGQELYGLYEARKHNRNLDEIIVVEGYMDVIALAQQGLRNAVATLGTATSEEHLKRLFRVVPSVLFCFDGDQAGRKAAWRALESTLSNLQDGRRARFLFLPEGEDPDSLVRAEGTDAFMARINQHAQPLADYFFEQLGVEADPRSLEGKAHMATLAAPLIEKIPGANLRQLMRNRLKEITGLDPQQVEQLAQHAPAASSVPDYDPGYDYDAMASYTPDYGDMPQHDFTPVHQEQEWKPNKGAGKKQWSDKPWDKNRKGGKPWQQRDEAPPRVPAPVEPPTLAALRTLLHHPLLAGKVEDASHFADEEHLYSQLLVALIEAAQKNPGLSSMQLIARWHGTEQGRLLRALAEKEWLIVADNLEQQFFDTITSLSARQRERSLEQLLRKSRQSELTSEEKTQLLALLSRNVPAQTPTSSGA, from the coding sequence ATGGCCGGGCTGATTCCCCAGAGTTTCATCGACGACCTTATCAACCGCCTCGACATCGTCGACGTGGTGAGTTCGCGCGTCCAGCTGAAAAAAACCGGCAAGAACTACTCCGCCTGCTGCCCGTTCCACAAGGAAAAGACCCCTTCCTTCACGGTCAGCCCCGACAAGCAGTTCTACTACTGCTTCGGCTGCGGTGCCGGCGGCAACGCCCTGGGCTTCGTCATGGACCACGACAACCTGGACTTCCCCCAGGCCGTCGAGGAGCTGGCCCGCGCCGCCGGCATGGAAGTGCCCCGCGAGCAAGGCCGCCGCGACCACAAGCCGCGCCAGCCAACCGATTCGCCGCTGTACCCGCTGCTGGACGCCGCCTCGGAGTTCTACCGCCAGGCCCTGCGCAGCCACCCGACCCGCAAGGCGGCGGTGGATTACCTCAAGGGCCGCGGCCTGTCCGGGGAAATCGCCCGCGACTTCGGCCTGGGCTTCGCCCCGCCAGGCTGGGACAACCTGCTCAAGCACCTGGGTGCCGACACTCTGCAGCAGAAGGTGATGATCGATGCCGGCCTGCTGATCGAGAACGCCGAAAGCGGCAAGCGCTATGACCGCTTCCGCGACCGGGTGATGTTCCCGATCCGCGACAGCCGCGGGCGCATCATCGCCTTCGGTGGCCGGGTGCTCGGCGACGACAAACCCAAGTACCTGAACTCCCCGGAAACCCCGGTGTTCCACAAGGGCCAGGAACTCTACGGCCTGTACGAGGCACGCAAGCACAACCGCAACCTCGACGAAATCATCGTCGTCGAGGGCTACATGGACGTGATTGCCCTGGCCCAGCAGGGCCTGCGCAACGCCGTGGCCACCCTCGGTACCGCCACCAGCGAAGAGCACCTCAAGCGCCTGTTCCGCGTGGTACCCAGCGTGCTGTTCTGCTTCGACGGTGACCAGGCCGGGCGCAAGGCCGCCTGGCGCGCCCTGGAGTCGACCCTGTCGAACCTGCAGGACGGCCGCCGCGCGCGCTTCCTGTTCCTGCCCGAAGGCGAAGACCCGGACAGCCTGGTGCGCGCCGAAGGCACCGATGCCTTCATGGCCCGCATCAACCAGCACGCCCAGCCGCTGGCCGATTACTTCTTCGAGCAACTAGGCGTCGAAGCCGACCCGCGCTCGCTGGAAGGCAAGGCGCACATGGCGACCCTGGCCGCACCGCTGATCGAAAAGATCCCCGGCGCCAACCTGCGCCAGCTGATGCGCAACCGCCTGAAGGAAATCACCGGCCTCGACCCGCAGCAGGTCGAACAACTGGCGCAACACGCCCCGGCCGCCAGCAGCGTGCCGGACTACGACCCTGGCTACGACTACGACGCCATGGCCAGCTACACCCCCGACTACGGCGACATGCCGCAGCACGACTTCACCCCCGTTCATCAGGAACAGGAGTGGAAGCCGAACAAGGGCGCTGGCAAGAAGCAGTGGAGCGACAAACCCTGGGACAAGAACCGTAAGGGTGGCAAGCCATGGCAGCAACGTGACGAAGCGCCACCACGCGTACCGGCCCCGGTCGAGCCGCCCACCCTGGCCGCCCTGCGAACCCTGCTGCACCACCCGCTGCTGGCCGGCAAGGTGGAGGATGCCAGCCACTTCGCCGACGAAGAACACCTGTACAGCCAGCTTCTGGTGGCACTGATCGAAGCCGCGCAGAAAAATCCTGGGCTAAGCTCAATGCAGTTGATCGCACGTTGGCACGGCACCGAACAGGGGCGCCTGCTGCGGGCTCTGGCGGAAAAGGAATGGCTGATCGTGGCCGACAACCTTGAACAACAGTTTTTCGACACTATAACTAGCTTGTCCGCCCGCCAACGCGAGCGCAGCCTGGAACAACTGCTCAGGAAATCACGTCAAAGCGAATTGACCAGCGAGGAAAAAACCCAGCTCCTCGCCCTGCTGAGCCGGAATGTTCCCGCACAAACGCCGACCTCATCTGGCGCGTGA
- the rpsU gene encoding 30S ribosomal protein S21 encodes MPAVKVKENEPFDVALRRFKRSCEKAGVLAEVRSREFYEKPTAERKRKAAAAVKRHAKKVQREQRRAVRLY; translated from the coding sequence ATGCCAGCCGTCAAAGTTAAAGAGAACGAACCCTTCGACGTAGCTCTGCGTCGTTTCAAGCGCTCCTGCGAAAAAGCCGGTGTACTGGCTGAAGTTCGTAGCCGCGAGTTTTACGAGAAGCCGACCGCCGAGCGTAAGCGCAAAGCAGCTGCTGCTGTTAAGCGTCACGCCAAGAAAGTTCAGCGCGAACAGCGCCGTGCCGTTCGTCTGTACTAA